A single Anopheles arabiensis isolate DONGOLA chromosome 2, AaraD3, whole genome shotgun sequence DNA region contains:
- the LOC120896557 gene encoding tryptophan 5-hydroxylase 1 isoform X1 codes for MRMSRKNTHCKRLGYHLGREADDFMLVSFRTCSEGGNWKGVLTENESKSADHSNGNERNGSDRTSIIFTLKNQIGGLASALRVFQELGINVLHVELNKSGEMCDSADVLVDIECDANRLEQVLRLLKREVQSVNYAAQISSDGPPPTPLSACGSFDFGEMHWFPRKISDLDRAQNVLMYGSELDADHPGFKDPVYRKRREQFAAIANSYKHGSPIPRVQYTPEEIKTWGTVFRELHKLYIKHAVPEYLENWPELVKYCGYREDNLPQLQDINVFLKRKTGFQIRPVAGYLSPRDFLSGLAFRVFHCTQYIRHSSDPFYTPEPDCCHELLGHMPLLANSSFAQFSQEIGLASLGASEEDINKLATLYFFTVEFGLCRQQDGSFKVFGAGLLSSVAELQHAITTTDKIKRFDPEVTCQEECIITAYQNAYYYTDSFEEAKEKMRAYADTIQRPFGVRYNPYTQTVEVLSNAKKITAVVSELRGDLSIVSSALKKVSAMDENLDVEKIEKLLSSSLHVCDKTLNPEEPDGPEQTSSTPNKE; via the exons ATGAGGATGagtagaaaaaacacacactgtaaACGGTTGGGATATCACTTGGGAAGGGAAGCGGACGATTTTATGCTGGTTTCGTTCCGAACGTGCTCCGAAGGAGGGAACTGGAAGGGTGTGCTGACTGAGAATGAATCG AAATCGGCCGACCACAGCAATGGCAACGAGCGCAACGGATCCGACCGGACGTCCATCATCTTCACGCTGAAGAACCAAATCGGTGGTTTGGCCAGTGCGCTGCGCGTGTTCCAGGAGCTCGGCATCAACGTCCTACACGTGGAGCTGAACAAAAGCGGCGAAATGTGCGACAGTGCGGACGTCCTGGTCGACATCGAGTGTGATGCCAACCGGCTCGAGCAGGTGCTGCGACTGCTAAAGCGCGAAGTGCAGTCGGTTAACTACGCCGCCCAGATTAGCAGCGATGGACCACCGCCGACGCCACTGTCCGCTTGTGGTAGTTTCG ATTTCGGCGAGATGCATTGGTTCCCGCGGAAGATATCCGACCTGGACCGGGCGCAGAACGTGCTGATGTATGGCAGCGAGCTGGATGCGGACCATCCTGGGTTTAAGGATCCGGTGTACCGCAAGCGCCGAGAGCAGTTTGCGGCCATTGCCAACTCCTACAAGCA TGGCAGTCCCATCCCGAGAGTTCAGTACACACCGGAGGAAATCAAAACCTG GGGTACGGTGTTCCGTGAGCTGCACAAGCTCTACATCAAGCACGCCGTGCCGGAGTATCTGGAGAACTGGCCCGAGCTGGTGAAGTACTGCGGCTACCGGGAGGACAATCTGCCCCAGCTGCAGGACATCAACGTGTTTCTGAAGCGCAAAACTGGCTTCCAGATCCGCCCCGTGGCCGGTTACCTCTCACCGCGCGACTTCCTGTCCGGGTTGGCGTTCCGGGTGTTCCACTGCACCCAGTACATCCGCCACTCGTCCGATCCGTTCTACACGCCCGAACC CGACTGCTGTCACGAGCTGCTCGGGCATATGCCGCTCCTAGCCAACTCGAGCTTTGCGCAGTTCTCGCAGGAGATTGGGCTCGCTTCGCTCGGTGCGTCCGAGGAGGATATTAACAAGCTGGCGACGCTGTACTTCTTCACGGTCGAGTTTGGGCTGTGCCGTCAGCAAGATGGCAGCTTTAAGGTGTTTGGGGCCGGGTTGCTTTCGTCGGTGGCGGAGCTGCAGCACGCAATCACCACGACGGATAAGATCAAGCGGTTCGATCCGGAGGTGACGTGCCAGGAGGAGTGCATCATCACAGCGTACCAGAACGCGTACTACTACACGGACTCGTTCGAGGAGGCAAAGGAGAAGATGAG GGCTTATGCGGACACCATTCAGCGCCCGTTCGGCGTGCGGTACAATCCGTACACGCAAACGGTGGAGGTGCTGAGCAATGCGAAGAAGATCACGGCCGTCGTGAGTGAGCTGCGCGGTGATCTGAGCATTGTTTCGTCCGCCCTGAAGAAGGTGTCCGCGATGGATGAAAACCTGGACGTGGAAAAGATTGAGAAGCTGCTGTCGAGCAGTTTGCAT GTGTGCGATAAAACACTTAATCCGGAAGAACCCGACGGACCCGAGCAGACTTCAAGTACACCCAATAAAGAGTAA
- the LOC120896557 gene encoding tryptophan 5-hydroxylase 1 isoform X2 — MSGSGKGLLGLWLYHSGDQEWAVKEGSPLHRRKEFAKSADHSNGNERNGSDRTSIIFTLKNQIGGLASALRVFQELGINVLHVELNKSGEMCDSADVLVDIECDANRLEQVLRLLKREVQSVNYAAQISSDGPPPTPLSACGSFDFGEMHWFPRKISDLDRAQNVLMYGSELDADHPGFKDPVYRKRREQFAAIANSYKHGSPIPRVQYTPEEIKTWGTVFRELHKLYIKHAVPEYLENWPELVKYCGYREDNLPQLQDINVFLKRKTGFQIRPVAGYLSPRDFLSGLAFRVFHCTQYIRHSSDPFYTPEPDCCHELLGHMPLLANSSFAQFSQEIGLASLGASEEDINKLATLYFFTVEFGLCRQQDGSFKVFGAGLLSSVAELQHAITTTDKIKRFDPEVTCQEECIITAYQNAYYYTDSFEEAKEKMRAYADTIQRPFGVRYNPYTQTVEVLSNAKKITAVVSELRGDLSIVSSALKKVSAMDENLDVEKIEKLLSSSLHVCDKTLNPEEPDGPEQTSSTPNKE, encoded by the exons ATGAGTGGCTCCGGCAAAGGATTATTGGGATTATGGCTGTACCATAGCGGCGATCAGGAGTGGGCCGTTAAGGAAGGCAGCCCGTTACATCGGCGGAAGGAATTTGCT AAATCGGCCGACCACAGCAATGGCAACGAGCGCAACGGATCCGACCGGACGTCCATCATCTTCACGCTGAAGAACCAAATCGGTGGTTTGGCCAGTGCGCTGCGCGTGTTCCAGGAGCTCGGCATCAACGTCCTACACGTGGAGCTGAACAAAAGCGGCGAAATGTGCGACAGTGCGGACGTCCTGGTCGACATCGAGTGTGATGCCAACCGGCTCGAGCAGGTGCTGCGACTGCTAAAGCGCGAAGTGCAGTCGGTTAACTACGCCGCCCAGATTAGCAGCGATGGACCACCGCCGACGCCACTGTCCGCTTGTGGTAGTTTCG ATTTCGGCGAGATGCATTGGTTCCCGCGGAAGATATCCGACCTGGACCGGGCGCAGAACGTGCTGATGTATGGCAGCGAGCTGGATGCGGACCATCCTGGGTTTAAGGATCCGGTGTACCGCAAGCGCCGAGAGCAGTTTGCGGCCATTGCCAACTCCTACAAGCA TGGCAGTCCCATCCCGAGAGTTCAGTACACACCGGAGGAAATCAAAACCTG GGGTACGGTGTTCCGTGAGCTGCACAAGCTCTACATCAAGCACGCCGTGCCGGAGTATCTGGAGAACTGGCCCGAGCTGGTGAAGTACTGCGGCTACCGGGAGGACAATCTGCCCCAGCTGCAGGACATCAACGTGTTTCTGAAGCGCAAAACTGGCTTCCAGATCCGCCCCGTGGCCGGTTACCTCTCACCGCGCGACTTCCTGTCCGGGTTGGCGTTCCGGGTGTTCCACTGCACCCAGTACATCCGCCACTCGTCCGATCCGTTCTACACGCCCGAACC CGACTGCTGTCACGAGCTGCTCGGGCATATGCCGCTCCTAGCCAACTCGAGCTTTGCGCAGTTCTCGCAGGAGATTGGGCTCGCTTCGCTCGGTGCGTCCGAGGAGGATATTAACAAGCTGGCGACGCTGTACTTCTTCACGGTCGAGTTTGGGCTGTGCCGTCAGCAAGATGGCAGCTTTAAGGTGTTTGGGGCCGGGTTGCTTTCGTCGGTGGCGGAGCTGCAGCACGCAATCACCACGACGGATAAGATCAAGCGGTTCGATCCGGAGGTGACGTGCCAGGAGGAGTGCATCATCACAGCGTACCAGAACGCGTACTACTACACGGACTCGTTCGAGGAGGCAAAGGAGAAGATGAG GGCTTATGCGGACACCATTCAGCGCCCGTTCGGCGTGCGGTACAATCCGTACACGCAAACGGTGGAGGTGCTGAGCAATGCGAAGAAGATCACGGCCGTCGTGAGTGAGCTGCGCGGTGATCTGAGCATTGTTTCGTCCGCCCTGAAGAAGGTGTCCGCGATGGATGAAAACCTGGACGTGGAAAAGATTGAGAAGCTGCTGTCGAGCAGTTTGCAT GTGTGCGATAAAACACTTAATCCGGAAGAACCCGACGGACCCGAGCAGACTTCAAGTACACCCAATAAAGAGTAA